From Trichocoleus sp. FACHB-46, one genomic window encodes:
- a CDS encoding GAF domain-containing sensor histidine kinase: protein MSERKQAEWQQTERDCLLRNIALRIRRSLSLDQILATTVVEIRQFLQTDRLLIYRFDSNQNGTLVAESVSPEWSLYPARKSHSVWQSSSDLNTELNQNQIINDTAEGNYAVEFLQLMNQLQVKAKLVVPIFQADAAFANEPVEVDTTSTEQSSTTQTDEPNQEQSWGLLVAQQCSEAHFWQPDEVEFLEQVATLVSIAVRQAELFNQLQQQAQREQLLNQINRAINSTLDSEQILDEITQCIGRYFAVDRVIIFQFQASFIQILNEWRVNPEIGSMLSFQAPVSVWPDLLDLDSEFYHRRVFHAPDYAARNVTIQRVQQYHLSVLSAPIFIQDALFGGIGLHTTSDYRQFTTDEISLLEKIAEQAAIALCKTKNLVQSKTQELEVEKQISEAVNQAKTEFLSTMSHELRTPLNAILGLSQLLQKQIFGSLNDKQQEYISCIHSSGENLLSLINDILDCSRIEAGYEELSLAPISIPELCQYCLGTVKEQALAKGLQLVSTIDSQAKTCVADERRLKQMLLNLLSNAVKFTSVGQVSLSVCKQTDDFIFTIADTGIGIDEAEIPLLFQLFSQVDGELNRQYEGTGLGLALTRKLARLHGGDVTVTSTLGCGSQFTLCLPDLSLTSHATSFSS from the coding sequence ATGAGCGAGCGCAAACAAGCTGAATGGCAGCAGACAGAGCGCGATTGTTTACTGCGTAATATAGCGTTGCGAATTCGGCGATCGCTGAGTTTAGATCAAATTTTGGCGACAACCGTTGTAGAAATTCGTCAATTCTTGCAAACTGATCGTCTTTTAATCTACCGCTTTGATTCGAATCAGAATGGAACTTTAGTGGCTGAGTCAGTATCTCCTGAATGGTCGTTGTACCCAGCAAGAAAAAGTCATTCGGTTTGGCAATCAAGCTCAGATTTAAATACAGAACTGAATCAAAACCAGATCATTAATGATACTGCTGAGGGCAATTATGCAGTTGAGTTTTTGCAATTGATGAACCAGTTGCAAGTTAAAGCAAAGCTAGTAGTGCCAATTTTTCAGGCTGATGCTGCCTTTGCCAATGAACCCGTAGAAGTAGATACTACCAGTACTGAACAATCATCTACTACTCAAACTGATGAACCAAATCAGGAGCAATCGTGGGGGTTGTTAGTAGCCCAACAGTGTTCCGAAGCGCATTTTTGGCAACCTGATGAAGTAGAGTTTCTAGAGCAAGTAGCGACTCTAGTATCAATTGCAGTCCGACAGGCTGAATTGTTCAATCAACTGCAACAGCAAGCACAACGCGAACAACTGCTGAATCAGATCAACCGAGCCATTAATTCAACCCTTGATTCTGAGCAAATCTTAGATGAAATTACTCAGTGTATTGGTCGGTATTTTGCGGTCGATCGAGTGATTATCTTTCAGTTTCAGGCTAGTTTTATTCAAATATTAAATGAGTGGCGAGTGAACCCTGAGATTGGGTCAATGTTGAGCTTTCAGGCACCTGTATCTGTATGGCCTGATCTGCTAGATCTAGATTCCGAATTTTATCATCGACGTGTTTTTCATGCCCCTGATTACGCAGCAAGAAACGTCACTATACAGCGGGTTCAGCAGTATCACCTTTCTGTACTCAGTGCTCCTATTTTTATTCAGGATGCCTTGTTTGGTGGTATTGGTTTGCACACTACAAGTGATTACCGCCAATTCACCACAGATGAGATTTCGCTTCTAGAGAAAATTGCTGAACAAGCTGCGATCGCGCTTTGCAAAACCAAAAACTTAGTTCAATCTAAAACTCAAGAATTAGAAGTAGAGAAACAAATTTCTGAGGCAGTTAATCAAGCCAAGACTGAATTTTTAAGCACGATGAGTCATGAGCTTCGTACCCCTCTAAATGCAATTCTAGGATTATCTCAACTGCTACAAAAACAAATTTTTGGTTCCTTAAATGACAAACAGCAAGAATATATATCTTGCATTCATAGCAGTGGTGAAAATCTCTTATCTCTGATTAATGACATCTTAGATTGCTCTAGGATTGAGGCAGGTTATGAAGAGTTAAGCCTAGCCCCTATTTCAATACCTGAACTTTGCCAGTATTGTCTAGGTACAGTTAAAGAGCAAGCGTTAGCGAAAGGGCTACAGCTAGTTAGCACAATTGACAGTCAAGCTAAGACCTGCGTTGCCGATGAACGGCGCTTAAAGCAAATGCTGTTGAACCTGTTATCTAACGCTGTTAAGTTTACGTCTGTAGGCCAAGTCTCACTGTCCGTCTGTAAGCAAACAGATGATTTTATATTTACTATTGCTGATACAGGCATTGGTATTGACGAGGCAGAAATTCCTTTGTTGTTTCAACTCTTTTCTCAAGTAGATGGTGAGCTGAACCGACAATACGAAGGAACAGGTTTAGGTCTGGCTCTAACCCGTAAACTCGCCCGTCTTCACGGTGGCGATGTCACAGTCACTTCTACCTTAGGTTGCGGTAGCCAGTTCACCCTCTGTCTACCAGATCTATCACTTACTAGTCATGCAACTTCTTTTTCATCTTGA
- a CDS encoding GNAT family N-acetyltransferase produces the protein MENLKLTIVTYTKAQVSIQAIRYLVFQVEQKVDPALDFDGLDPESQHILASVDSQPIGTTRLRYLDEQTVKIERLAVLPEFRGQKIGRRIMEAALEFLTQSKVKTVQLHAQFYVKDLYQKLGFTQVGDVFEEAGILHVKMKKKLHD, from the coding sequence ATGGAAAACCTGAAGCTGACAATTGTGACCTACACCAAAGCACAGGTGTCGATTCAAGCAATTCGATACTTGGTTTTTCAAGTTGAACAAAAAGTTGATCCAGCACTTGATTTTGATGGATTAGATCCAGAGAGCCAGCATATTTTGGCTTCTGTGGATAGCCAGCCTATCGGCACTACCAGACTACGGTATTTAGATGAGCAAACTGTCAAAATAGAACGGCTAGCAGTTTTACCGGAATTCCGGGGACAAAAGATTGGCCGCAGAATTATGGAGGCTGCACTGGAATTTCTCACCCAATCTAAAGTTAAAACAGTACAATTGCATGCTCAGTTTTATGTCAAAGATCTGTATCAAAAGCTGGGTTTCACTCAAGTTGGAGATGTATTTGAAGAAGCAGGAATTCTGCACGTCAAGATGAAAAAGAAGTTGCATGACTAG
- a CDS encoding cobalamin-binding protein, whose amino-acid sequence MADMELRIVSLIPSATEILAQLGLTHQIVGRSHECDYPVEILTRPVCTEPKFNPVGTSAEIHDRVTDLLQSALSVYRVRTEVLEQLKPTHILTQAQCEVCAVNLADVEQAVATLTQTQPQIISLQPNTLKDIWDDIRRVAIALGIESQSSLTQLQTRVEACATKTQALSDRPTVACIEWAEPLMAAGNWIPELVELAGGQSLFGVVGQHSPWLQWDALVAADPEVIILMPCGYDLERTHQDAIALAKHPEWPMLRAVQAGSVYVTDGNQYFNRPGPRLVDSLEILTEILHAHLFNFGYEGTGWQRLPAQVKVN is encoded by the coding sequence ATGGCTGATATGGAACTAAGAATTGTCTCTCTGATCCCGAGTGCCACAGAAATTTTGGCTCAGCTAGGTTTGACGCATCAGATTGTGGGGCGATCGCATGAGTGTGACTATCCGGTAGAGATTCTAACTCGCCCAGTTTGCACAGAACCTAAATTTAACCCAGTGGGTACGAGTGCAGAAATTCACGATCGCGTGACTGACTTGCTCCAATCCGCACTCAGTGTTTATCGAGTCAGAACTGAGGTTCTAGAGCAGTTAAAGCCGACTCATATTTTGACCCAGGCTCAATGCGAAGTCTGCGCTGTCAATTTAGCCGATGTTGAGCAAGCTGTGGCTACGCTGACCCAGACTCAACCACAAATTATTTCGCTACAACCGAATACGTTAAAGGATATTTGGGACGATATCCGACGAGTAGCGATCGCCTTGGGGATTGAGAGCCAATCTAGCCTGACTCAACTACAAACCAGAGTAGAGGCATGTGCCACCAAAACGCAAGCTCTCAGCGATCGCCCCACGGTTGCTTGTATCGAATGGGCCGAACCGTTGATGGCCGCAGGCAATTGGATACCTGAGTTGGTTGAGTTAGCCGGAGGTCAGTCCCTATTTGGTGTTGTCGGTCAGCACTCGCCTTGGTTGCAATGGGATGCCTTAGTAGCTGCCGACCCTGAGGTGATAATTTTGATGCCTTGCGGTTATGACTTGGAACGCACTCATCAAGATGCGATCGCTTTAGCCAAACATCCCGAATGGCCAATGTTGCGAGCAGTGCAAGCAGGCAGTGTTTACGTTACGGATGGTAATCAATATTTCAACCGTCCTGGCCCTCGATTAGTGGATTCCCTAGAAATCCTCACCGAGATTTTGCATGCCCATCTATTTAACTTTGGCTATGAGGGCACAGGATGGCAGCGTCTACCTGCTCAAGTTAAGGTCAACTAG
- a CDS encoding Uma2 family endonuclease, protein MTSLTVDFNSIIDLTDEQFYQLCQKNRDLKFERSATGELIIMAPTGGETGNRNAGLTAQLWIWNQQQKLGQVFDSSTGFKLPNGANRSPDVAWVQQARWDALTPEQKAGFIPLCPDFVIELVSPSDRLTTVQEKMQEYRENGVQLGWLIDRKSQQVEIYRPNHDVEILKSPVSLAGEGILPGFVLSLDSVW, encoded by the coding sequence ATGACTAGCCTTACGGTTGACTTCAATTCGATAATTGACCTGACCGACGAGCAGTTTTATCAGCTCTGTCAGAAAAATCGTGATTTGAAATTTGAACGCTCTGCGACCGGAGAATTGATCATCATGGCACCCACCGGAGGAGAAACCGGAAACCGTAACGCAGGTTTAACGGCTCAGCTTTGGATTTGGAATCAGCAACAGAAACTAGGCCAAGTGTTCGATTCTTCCACTGGCTTTAAGTTGCCGAACGGTGCCAATCGCTCTCCTGATGTGGCTTGGGTGCAGCAAGCCCGGTGGGATGCTCTGACTCCTGAGCAAAAAGCAGGGTTTATTCCCCTCTGTCCAGACTTTGTGATTGAGTTGGTATCGCCCAGCGATCGCTTGACCACAGTACAAGAAAAAATGCAGGAATATCGTGAGAATGGAGTGCAGTTGGGTTGGTTGATCGATCGCAAATCTCAGCAAGTGGAAATTTACCGCCCTAACCACGATGTGGAGATTCTCAAATCGCCCGTATCACTTGCAGGAGAAGGGATATTGCCTGGGTTTGTACTCAGTCTTGATTCTGTTTGGTAA